Proteins from a genomic interval of Clostridium sp. AN503:
- the eno gene encoding phosphopyruvate hydratase, giving the protein MYNDFEISGVHAREILDSRGNPTLEVEVRLEGGAVGRAAVPSGASTGKYEAVELRDGGPRYHGKGVMRAVEYVNTVIAEVLLFEDAFNQTTIDRILKEADGTENKSRLGANAVLGTSLAVARACAAQQGIPLYRYLGGANARTLPVPMMNVLNGGVHADNTVDLQEFMIMPVGAKTFSDGLKMCSEVYHTLKNLLKVGEYSTAVGDEGGFAPNLKNSEEVLTYLTDAVKMSGYEPGKDFQFAIDAAASELYDEESGRYVFPGESKMSGISVSRSAEEMVDYFRRLVEGFPICSIEDGLQEEDWDGWKLLTKTLGDTVQLVGDDLFVTNTKRLEKGIKEGAANSILVKVNQIGTLTESLEAIERAKKAGYTAVISHRSGETEDTFIADLAVAVNSGQIKTGAPCRSERVAKYNRLLRIEEQLFSKGN; this is encoded by the coding sequence ATGTACAATGATTTTGAAATATCGGGCGTGCATGCCCGGGAGATCCTGGATTCCAGAGGCAATCCAACGCTGGAGGTGGAGGTGCGCCTGGAGGGAGGCGCAGTGGGACGGGCGGCGGTGCCGTCGGGAGCTTCCACTGGTAAATACGAGGCGGTGGAGCTGAGAGACGGAGGTCCCCGTTATCACGGAAAAGGTGTTATGCGCGCAGTGGAGTATGTCAATACAGTGATTGCTGAGGTCCTGCTGTTTGAGGACGCTTTCAACCAGACGACGATCGACCGCATTCTGAAAGAAGCGGACGGTACAGAGAACAAATCCCGTTTGGGAGCCAACGCGGTCCTGGGAACGTCCCTGGCGGTGGCGAGGGCATGTGCCGCCCAGCAGGGGATCCCTCTCTACCGGTATCTGGGCGGCGCCAATGCCAGAACTCTCCCGGTTCCGATGATGAATGTCTTAAACGGAGGCGTCCACGCGGACAATACGGTGGACTTACAGGAGTTTATGATCATGCCGGTGGGGGCAAAGACCTTCTCTGACGGGTTAAAAATGTGTTCAGAGGTGTATCATACCCTGAAAAACCTGCTGAAAGTGGGGGAATACAGCACTGCAGTGGGAGATGAGGGCGGATTTGCCCCAAACCTTAAAAACTCTGAGGAGGTGCTTACCTACTTAACAGATGCAGTGAAGATGAGCGGATATGAACCGGGAAAAGATTTTCAGTTTGCGATCGATGCGGCGGCCAGCGAGCTGTACGATGAGGAGTCCGGGAGATATGTATTTCCGGGAGAGAGTAAGATGAGCGGTATTTCTGTGTCCCGCAGCGCGGAGGAGATGGTGGACTACTTTCGGCGGCTGGTGGAAGGTTTTCCCATCTGTTCGATTGAGGACGGACTGCAGGAAGAGGACTGGGATGGCTGGAAGCTTCTGACAAAAACTCTGGGAGATACCGTGCAGCTTGTGGGGGATGATCTATTTGTTACGAACACGAAGCGTTTGGAAAAGGGAATAAAAGAAGGGGCTGCTAATTCCATATTGGTTAAGGTTAACCAGATTGGAACCCTGACAGAAAGCTTAGAGGCCATCGAGAGGGCGAAAAAGGCCGGATATACAGCGGTGATCTCCCACCGGTCCGGGGAGACGGAGGATACCTTCATCGCCGATCTGGCGGTGGCGGTGAACAGCGGGCAGATCAAGACCGGTGCGCCCTGCCGCTCAGAGCGTGTGGCAAAATATAACCGTCTGCTGCGGATCGAAGAACAGCTTTTCTCGAAAGGCAACTGA
- a CDS encoding MerR family transcriptional regulator: MKIGEFSRLHNVSTDTVRFYVNEGLLVPVKDGYHYQFDQQCSEDFSNIIQLKDAGFSLQDIKFLILSENVSRFAPEERAEKCRELFLQKREEITALMEDLNRARSFLDQKLESLSYPQPASADRAGISLNLIPLLACPHCQSQLLLQSNCIEQGMILSGAFICPDCAYRLEVADGILIATSTEKVINSYDSYDSFIAEADPNQMVSILQNIKWMKSYLYKDIPDLKVILELGSGFGFFLRNTYEMIPDNAIYLAVDYDIRRHRFLQKALRRCSCHKNIVLLCCSYEDIPIRRHTVDQLIDFGASTDLAWYRNAFALDLADPYTHPGTSCIFVNRLYDIFSFHSPVEPALRQNLQEKTVLSKIQQLGYQIQKRDRLEFLDKLQPSNQFMASGDQIYRLLLYMKKQITPQKL, from the coding sequence ATGAAGATCGGTGAATTTTCCAGGTTGCACAACGTCAGCACTGACACCGTGCGATTCTATGTAAATGAAGGTCTGCTGGTTCCCGTCAAAGACGGCTACCATTATCAGTTTGACCAGCAGTGCTCCGAAGATTTTTCAAATATTATACAGTTAAAAGACGCAGGCTTTTCTCTCCAGGATATTAAATTTCTTATTTTATCGGAAAATGTCAGCCGGTTTGCGCCTGAGGAGCGGGCAGAAAAATGCAGGGAGCTTTTTCTGCAAAAGAGAGAGGAGATCACAGCACTGATGGAAGATTTAAACCGTGCCAGGAGCTTCCTGGACCAAAAGCTGGAATCCCTCTCCTATCCGCAGCCTGCAAGCGCAGACAGGGCAGGGATCAGTTTAAACCTGATCCCTCTTCTGGCATGTCCGCACTGTCAGAGCCAGCTTCTCTTGCAGAGCAACTGCATTGAACAGGGCATGATTCTCTCCGGGGCATTCATTTGCCCGGACTGCGCCTATAGACTGGAGGTAGCAGATGGAATTCTCATTGCCACTTCCACAGAAAAGGTCATCAACAGCTATGACTCCTATGACTCTTTTATTGCGGAAGCAGACCCGAATCAGATGGTCTCCATCCTCCAGAATATAAAATGGATGAAATCGTACCTTTATAAGGATATCCCCGATCTGAAAGTTATTTTAGAACTGGGAAGCGGTTTTGGGTTCTTCCTGCGCAATACCTATGAGATGATTCCTGACAATGCCATATATCTCGCCGTGGATTATGACATCCGCCGCCATCGGTTCCTACAGAAAGCACTGCGGCGCTGCTCCTGCCACAAAAATATTGTCCTGCTCTGCTGCAGCTATGAGGACATTCCCATACGCAGGCATACGGTGGACCAACTCATCGATTTTGGAGCATCCACGGACCTTGCATGGTATCGGAATGCATTTGCACTGGATTTGGCTGACCCTTACACTCATCCAGGCACAAGCTGTATCTTTGTAAACCGGCTGTATGATATTTTCTCGTTTCACTCCCCGGTAGAACCTGCGCTGAGACAAAATCTCCAGGAGAAGACGGTGCTTTCCAAGATACAACAGCTTGGCTACCAGATCCAGAAGCGCGACCGCCTGGAATTTCTGGATAAGTTACAGCCTTCCAACCAGTTCATGGCTTCCGGGGACCAGATTTACCGCCTGTTGCTTTATATGAAGAAACAAATCACACCACAAAAACTGTAG
- a CDS encoding amidohydrolase, with the protein MGVETRIKELCAMQEPYVKELRRYFHENPETSLKEYGTHQRIVQELDALGIPWKRVGECGIIGVLDSGKPGRTLVLRSDMDALPIVENPENLAGSRVCISKKEGAAHLCGHDGHMSMTLGAAKVLNAIKGDWRGRILLCFEQAEENGGGIDDMLKALEAYELDGCWAIHLYAGLDSKKVSLQAGPRMSSVAGYDIRIVGRGGHGSRPDLCRNPAGCIVDIISLVPGMMKARLNPAYPVVFSIGEIHVGTKGNIIAEDGYFSGTLRYFDYEAGVKAMEILCSVSEEIARLHGCSVDYMRKIITDNAVINDEKLSNMAELCVRRDMEDLEVVRTEPWYATESFGRYQHRCPGVLALLGIRNPEVGSGEEHHNPRFDIDEAVLVPGVEMTVRFAAEFLQ; encoded by the coding sequence ATGGGGGTAGAAACCAGAATCAAAGAATTATGTGCCATGCAGGAACCGTATGTGAAAGAGCTGCGTCGTTATTTTCATGAGAATCCGGAGACCAGCTTAAAAGAGTACGGCACCCATCAGCGAATTGTTCAGGAATTGGATGCGCTGGGCATTCCCTGGAAACGCGTTGGAGAATGCGGGATCATAGGCGTGCTGGATTCGGGGAAACCAGGCAGGACCCTGGTTCTCAGATCCGACATGGACGCGCTGCCGATTGTGGAGAATCCGGAAAATCTGGCAGGTTCGAGGGTCTGTATCTCAAAGAAAGAGGGCGCGGCACATCTGTGCGGTCATGATGGTCACATGTCAATGACGCTGGGAGCAGCTAAGGTGTTAAACGCTATAAAAGGAGACTGGCGCGGCAGAATTTTGCTGTGCTTTGAACAGGCAGAGGAAAACGGAGGTGGGATTGACGATATGCTAAAGGCCCTGGAGGCCTATGAGCTGGACGGATGTTGGGCAATCCATCTGTATGCAGGACTGGACAGCAAAAAAGTCTCATTGCAGGCGGGGCCGCGGATGTCATCCGTTGCGGGGTACGATATCCGTATCGTCGGCAGGGGCGGGCATGGGAGCCGCCCGGATCTGTGCAGAAACCCGGCAGGATGTATCGTAGATATCATCTCCCTGGTCCCTGGTATGATGAAAGCGAGACTAAATCCGGCTTATCCCGTGGTATTCTCCATAGGGGAGATCCATGTGGGAACCAAGGGCAATATTATAGCTGAGGACGGGTATTTTTCGGGGACTCTGCGTTATTTTGATTATGAAGCGGGAGTTAAGGCCATGGAGATCCTTTGCAGCGTTTCCGAGGAGATTGCCCGTCTGCATGGGTGCAGTGTGGATTATATGCGGAAGATCATCACTGACAATGCCGTGATAAATGATGAGAAGCTGTCTAATATGGCTGAGCTTTGCGTGAGGCGCGATATGGAAGATTTGGAGGTGGTCCGTACAGAACCATGGTATGCGACAGAGTCCTTTGGACGATACCAGCACCGTTGTCCGGGCGTGTTGGCATTGCTGGGGATACGGAACCCGGAAGTAGGTTCGGGGGAGGAACACCATAATCCCAGATTTGATATTGATGAAGCAGTTCTGGTACCTGGGGTTGAGATGACGGTACGGTTTGCGGCAGAATTCCTGCAGTGA
- a CDS encoding MalY/PatB family protein, whose product MDYSFENTCDRRGTGCIKWDSCPDSTCADVLPMWIADMEFSVPDFVLSGIKKRLEHPVFGYFEPDSRFYRAIGNWHRSRYGSDAVQPEHIYYQHSVLGSIATALKLLTDVGDEILVQAPGYAKFKEIITQHGRKVVMNPLRYDGEKYRMDFENMEAALKEGQIKVAIFCSPNNPTGRVWEREELLQYIELCKTYHVTILADEIWADFAYGRKHIPLYTVAGEWRDRVLSFYSPTKTFNLAGLVISYAVIFDKELGRRFQDHADATHYNNCNALSVEALIAAYEGGAEWVEQLNAYIKGNVDFVERYLQEYLPEVRSSHPEGTYLIWLDFKALGYNMEELADRFVNRAGVIFNDGRTCIGNGDFCMRMNAAAPRAMIEECMERILHALKA is encoded by the coding sequence ATGGATTATAGTTTTGAAAACACCTGTGACAGGAGAGGCACGGGCTGTATAAAATGGGACAGCTGTCCGGACAGCACCTGTGCGGATGTGCTGCCGATGTGGATTGCTGATATGGAGTTTTCGGTGCCGGATTTTGTGCTGAGCGGAATAAAAAAACGCCTGGAACATCCGGTATTCGGCTACTTTGAGCCAGACAGCCGTTTTTATAGAGCAATTGGGAACTGGCACAGGAGCAGATACGGCTCTGACGCAGTACAACCGGAACACATATACTACCAGCATTCTGTCCTGGGTTCCATTGCAACGGCTTTGAAGCTGCTGACGGATGTGGGGGATGAGATCCTGGTGCAGGCCCCCGGATATGCCAAATTTAAGGAGATCATAACTCAGCATGGCAGGAAGGTTGTGATGAATCCGCTTCGTTATGATGGAGAAAAATACCGGATGGATTTTGAGAATATGGAGGCAGCCTTAAAGGAAGGACAGATTAAGGTGGCTATCTTCTGTTCCCCCAATAATCCCACGGGAAGGGTGTGGGAGAGGGAAGAACTCCTGCAGTATATTGAACTGTGCAAAACGTATCATGTAACGATCCTGGCGGATGAGATCTGGGCGGATTTTGCCTACGGCAGAAAGCATATTCCGCTTTATACCGTGGCGGGTGAATGGAGAGACCGGGTCCTGTCATTTTATTCCCCGACAAAAACCTTCAATCTGGCGGGGCTTGTTATCTCCTATGCGGTGATCTTTGACAAGGAACTGGGGAGGCGGTTTCAGGATCATGCGGACGCGACCCATTATAACAACTGCAATGCCCTGTCCGTGGAAGCGCTGATAGCCGCATACGAGGGCGGTGCTGAGTGGGTGGAGCAATTAAATGCTTACATAAAAGGAAATGTGGATTTTGTAGAGCGTTACTTACAAGAATATCTCCCGGAAGTGCGTTCTTCCCATCCGGAGGGAACGTACTTGATCTGGCTGGACTTTAAAGCGCTGGGGTACAATATGGAGGAGCTGGCCGACCGTTTCGTTAACCGGGCGGGAGTTATCTTCAATGACGGCAGAACCTGCATCGGAAACGGAGATTTTTGTATGCGCATGAATGCTGCGGCGCCAAGGGCGATGATCGAGGAGTGTATGGAGCGTATACTGCATGCATTAAAAGCGTGA